Proteins from one Planctomyces sp. SH-PL62 genomic window:
- the nadD gene encoding nicotinate-nucleotide adenylyltransferase: protein MRLGVYGGTFDPIHLGHLILAEQCREACRLDRVWFVVANEPPHKRGAKRSAVHHRIEMTRLAIAGNDAFEVSEIEATRPGPSYSVDTLAQIREERPEDELFFLIGGDSLVDLPTWRQPDQIAATATIVVANRPGSDVEPPPASLFGPDARPLQFVSIPPIGIASQGLRSRLAEGRSIRYQTPRAVEAYIEAHKLYREAP, encoded by the coding sequence ATGCGATTAGGGGTTTACGGCGGGACGTTCGATCCGATCCACCTGGGGCATCTGATCCTCGCGGAGCAGTGCCGCGAGGCCTGCCGCCTGGATCGGGTCTGGTTCGTGGTCGCGAACGAGCCGCCCCACAAGCGCGGGGCGAAACGGTCGGCGGTCCATCATCGGATCGAGATGACCCGGCTGGCGATCGCCGGGAATGACGCGTTCGAGGTCTCCGAGATCGAGGCGACCCGGCCGGGACCCTCCTACAGCGTGGACACCCTGGCCCAGATCCGGGAGGAACGCCCCGAGGACGAGTTGTTCTTCCTGATCGGCGGCGACAGCCTGGTCGATCTCCCCACCTGGCGGCAGCCCGATCAGATCGCCGCGACGGCGACGATCGTGGTGGCGAACCGGCCGGGATCGGACGTTGAGCCCCCTCCCGCTTCGCTATTCGGCCCCGACGCCCGACCCCTCCAGTTCGTCTCGATCCCCCCGATCGGTATCGCTTCCCAGGGCCTCCGGAGTCGGCTCGCCGAGGGCCGGAGCATCCGCTACCAGACCCCGAGGGCCGTGGAAGCCTACATCGAGGCCCACAAGCTCTATCGCGAGGCCCCCTGA
- a CDS encoding ferritin-like domain-containing protein, whose product MKMQTLNDLMVDVARDMLDAEKQLAKALPKMAKAASHPELRQAFTKHLEETKVHVERMAQVLEALGHAARGKKCKAMEGLIEEGKEVLEMEAAPETRDAALIAAAQKVEHYEIAGYGTLSTWANTLGLPEVKKLLGDTLAEEKTTDGLLTELAESIVNVEAAAT is encoded by the coding sequence ATGAAGATGCAGACGCTCAACGACCTGATGGTGGACGTCGCCCGCGACATGCTCGACGCTGAGAAGCAGCTTGCCAAGGCCCTCCCGAAGATGGCCAAGGCGGCCTCGCACCCGGAGCTGCGCCAGGCGTTCACGAAGCATCTGGAAGAGACCAAGGTCCACGTCGAACGCATGGCCCAGGTCCTCGAGGCGCTCGGCCACGCCGCGCGCGGGAAGAAGTGCAAGGCGATGGAGGGGCTGATCGAGGAGGGGAAGGAGGTCCTGGAGATGGAGGCCGCCCCGGAGACCCGCGACGCCGCCCTGATCGCCGCCGCGCAGAAGGTCGAGCATTACGAGATCGCCGGCTACGGCACCCTGAGCACCTGGGCGAACACGCTCGGGCTCCCGGAGGTCAAGAAGCTCCTGGGTGACACGCTGGCCGAGGAGAAGACGACCGACGGCCTCCTCACCGAGCTCGCCGAGTCGATCGTCAACGTCGAGGCCGCCGCGACCTGA
- the priA gene encoding primosomal protein N', with protein MSVVNQDDRDGEAARPSGRLVRPPSWFGGEDVAPAERGGLFIEVVVNRAFDQALTYGVPRKLVSGVQVGQRVRVPLGKRGGLVTGYCVSVGLLPPEGLDPSRIKNIAEILDPVPLIDARMLELTRWMAGYYLCSWGQALDAVVPAGVRNQAGTRIGTFLVVPPETLQAWRDGTLEATLTAKQAAAIDAVCRAEGDMLTVSDVCRRAKCGPGVVAGLRRDGRLHTVKRRLALDEARKAAKDEEADATAQAPAPAAAEATEAKPRLALTPEQQEAMDALSPALQGDAFAPFLVFGVTGSGKTEVYLSAIEQVVARGREAIVLVPEISLTPQTIRRFKRRFRRVAVLHSHLSDVERHRHWRNIARGEIDVVVGARSAIFAPTRRLGLIVVDEEHESTFKQETAPRYHARDVAVKRAHLESVPVMLGSATPSLESWSNAERGRYTKIDMPSRVEGRPMPAVELIDLRHEKHMTGGLSDTLRLAIHQALDDDGQVILLLNRRGYNTFIICPKCGEVVKCRHCDVAATFHKGRRLLICHMCDAERPCPPACPSCHAPVLHYGGIGTERLEREVAMEFPFHAARRMDSDTMRRHGSHEEALAAFKSGEVRILLGTQMIAKGLDFPNVTLVGVVDADVALHLPDFRAAERTFQLVAQVAGRTGRGDRKGRVLVQTYSPESPAILHAARHDYESFVTQELPHRSAVLASPYGRIVRLLARGRDEGRVKAYLDELTTVLRAKADPSVRFLGPCPAPVLKIKEEFRFHLQLRCATPGPLRSLLHDLSNPPLPPKVELAVDVDPVGML; from the coding sequence ATGAGCGTTGTCAATCAGGATGATCGGGACGGCGAGGCCGCCCGTCCCTCGGGAAGGTTGGTCCGCCCCCCGTCGTGGTTCGGCGGCGAGGACGTCGCGCCCGCCGAGCGCGGGGGGCTGTTCATCGAGGTCGTCGTCAATCGGGCGTTCGACCAGGCGCTGACCTACGGCGTCCCCCGCAAGCTGGTGAGCGGGGTCCAGGTGGGCCAGCGGGTGCGGGTCCCCCTGGGGAAGCGGGGGGGGCTGGTGACGGGCTACTGCGTGTCGGTCGGCCTGCTCCCGCCCGAGGGGCTCGACCCGTCCCGGATCAAGAACATCGCCGAGATCCTCGACCCGGTCCCGCTGATCGACGCCCGGATGCTGGAACTGACCCGCTGGATGGCCGGGTACTACCTGTGCTCGTGGGGCCAGGCGCTCGACGCCGTGGTCCCGGCCGGGGTCCGCAACCAGGCGGGGACGCGGATCGGCACGTTCCTGGTCGTCCCCCCGGAGACCCTCCAGGCCTGGCGGGACGGGACCCTGGAAGCGACCCTCACCGCCAAGCAGGCCGCCGCGATCGACGCCGTCTGCCGGGCCGAGGGAGACATGCTCACCGTCTCCGACGTCTGCCGACGCGCCAAGTGCGGGCCGGGGGTCGTCGCCGGCCTCCGCCGCGACGGCCGCCTCCACACCGTCAAGCGCCGGCTCGCGCTCGACGAGGCCCGCAAGGCCGCGAAGGACGAGGAGGCGGACGCGACGGCCCAGGCCCCGGCCCCGGCAGCCGCCGAGGCGACCGAGGCCAAGCCGAGGCTGGCCCTCACGCCCGAGCAGCAGGAGGCGATGGACGCGCTCTCGCCCGCCTTGCAAGGGGACGCGTTCGCCCCGTTCCTGGTCTTCGGCGTGACGGGGAGCGGCAAGACCGAGGTCTACCTGTCGGCCATCGAGCAGGTCGTCGCCCGAGGCCGGGAGGCGATCGTCCTGGTCCCCGAGATCAGCCTGACTCCCCAGACGATCCGGCGCTTCAAGCGTCGGTTCCGGCGGGTCGCGGTGCTCCACAGCCACCTGAGCGACGTGGAGCGGCACCGCCACTGGCGGAACATCGCCCGGGGCGAGATCGACGTGGTCGTCGGCGCCCGCTCGGCCATCTTCGCCCCCACCCGCCGCCTGGGGCTGATCGTCGTCGACGAGGAGCACGAGAGCACCTTCAAGCAGGAGACCGCCCCCCGCTACCACGCGCGCGACGTCGCCGTGAAGCGGGCCCACCTGGAATCCGTGCCGGTCATGCTGGGCTCGGCCACCCCCTCGCTCGAATCCTGGTCGAACGCCGAGCGCGGGCGATACACGAAGATCGACATGCCCAGCCGCGTCGAGGGGAGGCCGATGCCCGCCGTCGAGCTGATCGACCTCCGGCATGAGAAGCACATGACCGGCGGCCTGAGCGACACCCTGCGCCTGGCCATCCACCAGGCGCTCGACGACGACGGCCAGGTGATCCTGCTGTTGAACCGCCGGGGCTACAACACGTTCATCATCTGCCCCAAGTGCGGCGAGGTGGTGAAGTGCCGGCACTGCGACGTGGCGGCGACCTTCCACAAGGGGCGTCGGCTGCTGATCTGCCACATGTGCGACGCCGAGCGGCCTTGCCCCCCCGCCTGCCCGTCGTGCCACGCCCCCGTGCTCCACTACGGCGGGATCGGGACCGAACGCCTGGAGCGCGAGGTGGCGATGGAGTTCCCGTTCCACGCCGCCCGCCGGATGGACTCCGACACCATGCGCCGCCACGGCAGCCATGAGGAGGCCCTCGCCGCGTTCAAGTCGGGAGAGGTGCGGATCCTCCTGGGGACGCAGATGATCGCCAAGGGGCTGGACTTCCCGAACGTGACCCTGGTCGGCGTGGTCGACGCCGACGTGGCCCTCCACCTCCCCGACTTCCGCGCCGCCGAGCGGACGTTCCAGCTCGTGGCGCAGGTCGCCGGCCGCACCGGGCGGGGCGACCGCAAGGGGAGGGTGCTGGTCCAGACCTACAGCCCCGAGAGCCCGGCCATCCTCCACGCCGCCCGCCATGACTACGAGAGCTTCGTCACCCAGGAACTCCCCCATCGCTCGGCCGTCCTGGCCTCTCCCTACGGCCGGATCGTCCGGCTGCTGGCCCGAGGCCGCGACGAGGGCCGGGTGAAGGCGTACCTCGACGAGCTGACGACCGTCCTGCGGGCGAAGGCCGATCCCTCGGTGCGTTTCCTCGGCCCTTGCCCGGCCCCCGTCCTGAAGATCAAGGAAGAGTTCCGATTCCACCTCCAGCTCCGGTGCGCGACGCCGGGCCCTCTCCGCTCCCTCCTGCACGACCTTTCCAATCCCCCGCTCCCCCCCAAAGTCGAGCTAGCGGTCGACGTGGACCCGGTAGGGATGCTCTGA
- a CDS encoding glycosyltransferase family 39 protein, translated as MFFPLVVMAAILPGLAALRSWDLTMPGPLWGLRAMAVAVDGMAVDQTAADAAIKPERESAGYRSVAFQPPLYPWLAALGLTLSGDCDPLACVLPSYAAGAAIVMLVYLHGRLWRGGGMGFTAALMMAFSPSLLLREQEMTPNLLAAAGALAALYAYAARTRITAESADPRRLSLLWSAAGGAALGASLLTIEAFGLITILVVALHQVYLRVSASADPNFRAAPSAGRSAWLRDGGLIDAALALGIATLIAVPWRLMMFRVHGWDLFAPLILPPSGWTDSYNLLTKIVELAPVAAPLALFGAARTVRIALTAESDDRETIGGSLWVVWAGAVALALAFWTTGPRQALEIFLLVPLNLLAASAVADLVNRRASVRALIGLAPAAALGLAWWSSKDLRGALDELLAGRASSATTLSLHLALDLLIVSFLLGRAVERWARDRDDRQRQVLAAFLLATLAATVGLGVREVVFRHGETNDLLMLRTMILRRNRERPFSHIAVVSPPSSRFDSDGEPGSLDAPYPGGRLRFILRTALPELPQIDLTHVDELLTLPDEQRLVILYGAGSRLSYSLQSRLGLESIHPGRSGILDAYATASSRVARR; from the coding sequence ATGTTCTTTCCGCTGGTGGTGATGGCGGCGATCCTCCCCGGCCTGGCCGCCCTGCGGTCGTGGGACCTGACGATGCCCGGCCCGCTCTGGGGCCTTCGGGCGATGGCCGTGGCCGTCGACGGCATGGCGGTCGACCAGACGGCGGCCGACGCCGCGATCAAGCCCGAGCGGGAATCGGCCGGGTATCGCAGCGTGGCGTTCCAGCCTCCGTTGTACCCCTGGCTCGCCGCCCTCGGCCTGACCCTCAGCGGCGACTGCGACCCGCTGGCCTGCGTGCTCCCCAGCTACGCGGCGGGCGCGGCGATCGTGATGCTGGTCTACCTCCACGGGCGGCTGTGGCGGGGGGGCGGCATGGGGTTCACCGCGGCCCTCATGATGGCCTTCAGCCCGAGCCTCCTGCTGCGCGAGCAGGAGATGACGCCGAACCTGCTGGCCGCGGCCGGGGCCCTCGCGGCGCTGTACGCGTACGCCGCCAGGACTCGGATCACGGCCGAATCGGCCGACCCCCGGCGGCTCTCCCTGCTCTGGTCGGCGGCCGGCGGCGCGGCCCTGGGGGCCTCGCTGCTGACGATCGAAGCGTTCGGCCTGATCACGATCCTCGTGGTCGCGCTGCACCAGGTCTACCTGCGGGTGAGCGCGTCGGCCGACCCGAACTTCCGCGCGGCCCCCTCGGCGGGACGCTCGGCCTGGCTCCGCGACGGCGGCCTGATCGACGCCGCCCTGGCGCTGGGGATCGCGACGCTCATCGCCGTCCCCTGGCGGCTGATGATGTTCCGCGTCCACGGCTGGGACCTCTTCGCCCCCCTCATCCTCCCCCCCTCGGGCTGGACCGACTCCTACAACCTGCTGACCAAGATCGTGGAGCTGGCCCCGGTGGCCGCCCCGCTGGCCCTCTTCGGCGCGGCCCGGACGGTTCGGATCGCCCTGACCGCGGAGAGCGACGACCGCGAGACCATCGGCGGATCGCTCTGGGTCGTCTGGGCGGGGGCGGTCGCCCTGGCGCTCGCGTTCTGGACGACCGGCCCTCGCCAGGCGCTGGAGATCTTCCTGCTGGTCCCGCTCAACCTGCTCGCGGCGTCGGCCGTGGCCGACCTGGTCAACCGAAGGGCCTCGGTCCGCGCGCTGATCGGCCTGGCGCCCGCCGCGGCGCTGGGGCTCGCCTGGTGGTCCAGCAAGGACCTTCGCGGCGCCCTGGACGAGCTGCTCGCCGGTCGCGCCAGCTCGGCGACGACCCTCAGCCTCCACCTGGCGCTCGACCTGCTGATCGTCTCGTTCCTGCTCGGCCGCGCAGTCGAGCGCTGGGCGCGCGACCGCGACGACCGCCAGCGTCAGGTGCTGGCGGCGTTCCTGCTGGCGACCCTGGCGGCGACCGTGGGCTTGGGCGTCCGCGAGGTGGTCTTCCGCCACGGCGAGACCAACGACCTCCTGATGCTCCGGACGATGATCCTCAGGCGCAATCGCGAGCGGCCGTTCAGCCACATCGCGGTCGTCAGCCCGCCGTCGTCCCGGTTCGACTCCGACGGCGAGCCCGGTTCGCTCGACGCCCCCTATCCCGGCGGCCGGCTCCGCTTCATCCTTCGCACGGCCCTGCCGGAACTCCCGCAGATCGACCTCACCCACGTCGACGAACTGCTCACCCTGCCGGACGAGCAGCGCCTGGTGATCCTCTACGGGGCCGGCAGTCGGCTCTCCTACAGCCTGCAGTCGCGGCTCGGCCTGGAATCCATCCATCCGGGCCGCAGCGGGATCCTCGACGCGTACGCCACGGCCAGCAGCCGCGTCGCCCGTCGCTGA
- a CDS encoding TRAFAC clade GTPase domain-containing protein has product MSNRRNARLDALEARLTGPKRIALFGHRNVGKTTLLAMFYRQAAGGQVPGVRLAAADPPTAEYLAEKIAQIESGQSTTGTLSETELHLRLYHGPARFELIVKDYQGEHVTLGTDEPIQEFFAGCDAVFLCLDPEGSNDPAERRRRQQEVENLLERYIERSEDISTDRPVALLLTKFDRVLAREGRGSTADEAFVEALVDRQYGMTRHALRQHAPDGVIFAVSSFGTGSDGNRPPSEIRPMGLEGPLGWVAEQLETRDRAQMELLWDLAAGDLPRLRRCLAAYEKRYPRSNRTYEFRARLKRRERGRTLRRAAKLAGALALLAGVVVGYDYWGYHVASAFERDPGNTATAVAGRWADLLEGHPTLPYVLPRLAREAANKKAEWSVKASGVQIAAGTVVPDLEARLEAARNQAPQLAPAIREVEKSREQVRHDERWKEVYAQANSLEAIDEPAKAVTALDGFLREFPDTPRRPEILKLAQGLKAELTTRRSAAERRTIDDLVRSESLPNASLADLIERSRQFLNEHPESPYRSEVQERLDDYVRRLDERDIARAREYSQRQPTSFETRIEKYQDYLKAHQTGGLFISEAIEARDKILREWDAYSYRQAYDHATAHPDDVAEVARRLRDYLRDHPDGRFASTSKTYLDWWDKVSVPHGYRVTLRRGEVSPSIAKYLAGGGPDLGVTLEVGGVTYGPSPVIANSTRPIWDYTFPQPIIWKYGDPVTIRVIDYDWSASEVAVLNSRQGDPLALRLLDNTIRFARGGQTSLTFTSDFAMPTLARPE; this is encoded by the coding sequence GTGTCAAACCGCCGCAACGCGCGACTGGACGCCCTGGAGGCCCGGCTCACGGGCCCCAAGCGGATCGCCCTGTTCGGGCATCGGAACGTCGGGAAGACGACCCTGCTGGCGATGTTCTACCGGCAGGCCGCCGGGGGGCAGGTGCCGGGCGTGCGCCTGGCCGCCGCCGACCCCCCGACCGCCGAGTACCTGGCCGAGAAGATCGCCCAGATCGAGTCCGGCCAGTCCACCACCGGCACCCTCTCGGAAACCGAGCTGCACCTGCGGCTGTACCACGGCCCCGCTCGGTTCGAGCTGATCGTCAAGGATTACCAGGGGGAGCACGTCACCCTGGGGACCGACGAGCCGATCCAGGAGTTCTTCGCCGGCTGCGACGCCGTCTTCCTCTGCCTGGACCCCGAGGGCTCCAACGACCCCGCCGAGCGCCGGCGCCGCCAGCAGGAGGTCGAGAACCTGCTGGAGCGGTACATCGAGCGGTCCGAGGACATCAGCACCGACCGCCCCGTCGCCCTGCTCCTGACCAAGTTCGACCGGGTGCTCGCCCGCGAGGGGCGGGGCTCGACGGCCGACGAGGCGTTCGTCGAGGCCCTGGTCGACCGCCAGTACGGCATGACCCGCCACGCCCTCCGCCAGCACGCGCCCGACGGCGTGATCTTCGCCGTCAGCTCGTTCGGGACCGGCTCGGACGGCAACCGGCCGCCGTCGGAGATCCGACCGATGGGCCTCGAAGGCCCGCTGGGCTGGGTCGCCGAGCAGCTCGAGACCCGCGACCGCGCCCAGATGGAGCTGCTCTGGGACCTCGCCGCCGGCGACCTCCCGAGGCTCAGGCGCTGCCTGGCCGCCTACGAGAAGCGCTACCCCCGATCGAACCGGACGTACGAGTTCCGCGCCCGGCTGAAGCGTCGGGAGCGGGGCCGGACGCTGCGACGGGCGGCGAAGCTCGCGGGCGCCCTCGCACTGCTGGCGGGCGTGGTGGTCGGCTACGACTACTGGGGCTACCACGTCGCCTCGGCGTTCGAGCGCGACCCGGGGAATACGGCCACGGCCGTCGCCGGGCGCTGGGCGGACCTGCTGGAAGGCCACCCGACGCTCCCCTACGTCCTCCCCCGGCTCGCCCGCGAGGCGGCGAACAAGAAGGCCGAGTGGAGCGTCAAGGCCAGTGGCGTGCAGATCGCCGCCGGGACCGTCGTCCCCGATCTCGAAGCGCGGCTGGAGGCCGCCCGCAACCAGGCCCCCCAGCTCGCCCCGGCGATCCGCGAGGTCGAGAAGTCTCGCGAGCAGGTCCGTCACGACGAGCGCTGGAAGGAGGTGTACGCCCAGGCCAATTCCCTGGAGGCGATCGACGAGCCCGCCAAGGCCGTCACCGCGCTCGACGGCTTCCTCCGCGAGTTCCCCGACACCCCCCGACGCCCCGAGATCCTCAAGCTGGCCCAGGGTCTCAAGGCCGAGCTGACCACCCGTCGAAGCGCCGCCGAACGCCGGACCATCGACGACCTCGTCCGCTCCGAGTCCCTCCCCAACGCCTCGCTCGCCGACCTGATCGAGCGTTCGCGGCAGTTCCTGAACGAGCACCCGGAAAGCCCGTATCGGTCCGAGGTCCAGGAGCGGCTCGACGACTACGTCCGCCGCCTGGACGAGCGCGACATCGCCCGCGCCCGCGAATACTCCCAGCGCCAGCCGACGAGCTTCGAGACCCGGATCGAGAAGTACCAGGACTACCTGAAGGCCCACCAGACCGGCGGGCTGTTCATCAGCGAGGCGATCGAGGCCCGCGACAAGATCCTCCGCGAGTGGGACGCCTACTCCTACCGCCAGGCCTACGACCACGCCACGGCCCACCCCGACGACGTCGCCGAGGTCGCCCGGCGGCTCCGCGACTACCTCCGCGACCATCCCGACGGCCGCTTCGCCAGCACCTCCAAAACGTACCTCGACTGGTGGGACAAGGTCTCCGTCCCCCACGGCTACCGCGTCACCCTGCGCCGGGGCGAGGTCTCCCCGTCGATCGCCAAGTACCTGGCCGGCGGCGGCCCCGACCTGGGCGTGACCCTCGAAGTCGGCGGCGTGACCTACGGCCCCTCCCCCGTCATCGCCAACTCCACGCGGCCGATCTGGGACTACACCTTCCCCCAGCCGATCATCTGGAAGTATGGCGACCCCGTCACCATCCGGGTCATCGACTACGACTGGTCCGCCTCCGAGGTCGCCGTCCTCAACAGCCGCCAGGGGGACCCCCTCGCCCTCCGCCTGCTCGACAACACCATCCGATTCGCCAGGGGAGGCCAAACCTCCCTCACCTTCACCTCCGACTTCGCCATGCCCACCCTCGCCCGGCCCGAATGA
- a CDS encoding lactate racemase domain-containing protein, whose amino-acid sequence MTTATIEAPWGDGGTLGLRLPPDWNVGRESVVEPDLRGPTDDYPAALAGALDAPRDSPRLEDRVRPGSKVAIVVDDPSRWTPVREALPMVLARLHAAGVAAEDVTISVGVGRHHAVDDAAMRRRLGEGPASSYRCYSPPVDDLSAYVDLGTTARGVPVRVFRPVAEADLRVLIGSVLPHLQAGFGGGYKLIFPGTSHRTTLGALHRQGLSRDSDAGLLLGGLAAENPMRQAVNEAAGLLGPCFSVSHLIGAPGMIFRACAGRPESVQDALAEEARTRFQAPPAPPPTWWWWGTTPGRATRCRASRRCSTIGPPASQGG is encoded by the coding sequence ATGACGACGGCGACGATCGAGGCGCCCTGGGGCGACGGGGGGACGCTGGGCCTGCGCCTGCCTCCGGACTGGAACGTGGGCCGCGAAAGCGTGGTCGAGCCCGACCTCCGGGGCCCGACGGACGATTACCCCGCCGCGCTGGCCGGGGCCCTCGACGCGCCCCGGGACTCGCCCCGGCTGGAGGACCGCGTCCGGCCGGGATCGAAGGTCGCGATCGTGGTCGACGACCCGTCGCGCTGGACTCCGGTGCGCGAGGCCCTGCCGATGGTGCTGGCCCGGCTGCACGCCGCGGGGGTGGCGGCCGAGGACGTGACGATCAGCGTCGGGGTGGGCCGCCATCACGCGGTCGACGACGCGGCGATGCGGAGGCGGCTGGGGGAAGGCCCGGCGTCGTCGTATCGCTGCTACAGCCCGCCGGTCGACGACCTCTCGGCTTACGTCGACCTGGGGACGACCGCCAGGGGCGTCCCCGTCCGGGTCTTCCGGCCGGTCGCCGAGGCCGACCTGCGGGTCCTGATCGGCTCGGTCCTGCCCCACCTCCAGGCGGGCTTCGGCGGCGGCTACAAGCTGATCTTCCCGGGGACCAGCCACCGGACGACCCTGGGGGCGCTTCACCGCCAGGGGCTCTCGCGCGACTCCGACGCCGGCCTGCTGCTGGGGGGGCTCGCGGCCGAGAACCCGATGCGCCAGGCCGTGAACGAGGCGGCGGGGCTGCTGGGCCCTTGCTTCTCGGTCAGCCACCTCATCGGCGCGCCGGGGATGATCTTCCGGGCCTGCGCGGGGCGGCCCGAATCGGTCCAGGACGCGCTGGCCGAGGAGGCCCGGACGCGGTTCCAGGCCCCTCCCGCCCCCCCGCCGACGTGGTGGTGGTGGGGAACAACCCCTGGCCGGGCGACCCGATGCAGAGCTTCAAGGCGCTGCTCCACCATCGGGCCGCCAGCGTCCCAGGGGGGGTGA